From a region of the Gossypium raimondii isolate GPD5lz chromosome 10, ASM2569854v1, whole genome shotgun sequence genome:
- the LOC105775868 gene encoding cycloartenol synthase isoform X1, which translates to MWRLKIGEETVGNDGEWLRSVNNHVGRQVWEFCPQLGTPEKLSQVEMARKTFFDHRFHKKHSFDLFLRIQEKNGGASISKVTVKEREDEREEEEEAIIERSLRRAMDFYSTMQTDDGHWSGDYGGHLFLLPGLVITLYITGALNAVLSNQHQHEICRYIYYHQNRDGGWGLHIEGQSTMFGTTMNYVTLRLLGKEAEGEAAERGREWILRHGTATTISPWGKMWLSVIFIYIVVMV; encoded by the exons ATGTGGAGGCTGAAGATAGGGGAAGAAACGGTGGGCAACGACGGCGAGTGGCTAAGGAGTGTGAACAATCATGTGGGACGCCAAGTCTGGGAGTTTTGTCCCCAACTGGGAACCCCTGAGAAGCTTTCTCAAGTTGAAATGGCTCGCAAAACCTTCTTCGATCATCGCTTTCACAAGAAACATAGCTTCGATCTCTTTTTGAGGATTCAG GAGAAGAATGGCGGCGCAAGTATATCGAAAGTTACAGTGAAAGAACGTGAAGATGAgcgagaggaggaggaggaggcaATAATAGAGAGAAGCTTGCGACGAGCCATGGACTTCTATTCCACAATGCAAACAGATGATGGACATTGGAGCGGAGATTATGGGGGTCATTTGTTTCTACTTCCTGGTTTA GTCATTACTTTATACATTACTGGAGCCTTGAATGCTGTCCTCTCAAATCAGCACCAACATGAGATTTGCAGATATATTTACTATCATCAG AATAGAGATGGCGGATGGGGACTTCATATCGAGGGTCAAAGCACAATGTTTGGCACAACCATGAACTATGTCACTTTAAGATTACTCGGCAAAGAGGCTGAAGGGGAAGCAGCCGAAAGAGGTCGTGAGTGGATCCTCCGCCATGGAACTGCAACTACAATCTCCCCTTGGGGGAAAATGTGGCTTTCggtaatatttatatatatagtagtTATGGTGTAA
- the LOC105775868 gene encoding cycloartenol synthase isoform X2, which yields MWRLKIGEETVGNDGEWLRSVNNHVGRQVWEFCPQLGTPEKLSQVEMARKTFFDHRFHKKHSFDLFLRIQEKNGGASISKVTVKEREDEREEEEEAIIERSLRRAMDFYSTMQTDDGHWSGDYGGHLFLLPGLVITLYITGALNAVLSNQHQHEICRYIYYHQNRDGGWGLHIEGQSTMFGTTMNYVTLRLLGKEAEGEAAERGREWILRHGTATTISPWGKMWLSVLGANEWCE from the exons ATGTGGAGGCTGAAGATAGGGGAAGAAACGGTGGGCAACGACGGCGAGTGGCTAAGGAGTGTGAACAATCATGTGGGACGCCAAGTCTGGGAGTTTTGTCCCCAACTGGGAACCCCTGAGAAGCTTTCTCAAGTTGAAATGGCTCGCAAAACCTTCTTCGATCATCGCTTTCACAAGAAACATAGCTTCGATCTCTTTTTGAGGATTCAG GAGAAGAATGGCGGCGCAAGTATATCGAAAGTTACAGTGAAAGAACGTGAAGATGAgcgagaggaggaggaggaggcaATAATAGAGAGAAGCTTGCGACGAGCCATGGACTTCTATTCCACAATGCAAACAGATGATGGACATTGGAGCGGAGATTATGGGGGTCATTTGTTTCTACTTCCTGGTTTA GTCATTACTTTATACATTACTGGAGCCTTGAATGCTGTCCTCTCAAATCAGCACCAACATGAGATTTGCAGATATATTTACTATCATCAG AATAGAGATGGCGGATGGGGACTTCATATCGAGGGTCAAAGCACAATGTTTGGCACAACCATGAACTATGTCACTTTAAGATTACTCGGCAAAGAGGCTGAAGGGGAAGCAGCCGAAAGAGGTCGTGAGTGGATCCTCCGCCATGGAACTGCAACTACAATCTCCCCTTGGGGGAAAATGTGGCTTTCg GTACTTGGAGCAAATGAATGGTGTGAATAA
- the LOC105776885 gene encoding inositol 1,3,4-trisphosphate 5/6-kinase 4 encodes MLMGEAVRGVIVDHALLQYGTIQPENFKSNGTLSLLRKLLFSNIQTAISYVLPVSAEQVNLLQTMAKLHSFECLPLTASSPDIASREIAQTWSHISGTILYLLPNHDASPKITCTYFSIALDDEVTSAFHNSNRIYMEKLEELPLTICHLNKKAISNDLVTVGYIMKPSREEDFAKRGAFPICPTPNGLMFLPLTFELPISKQLEEVDVILHKATDEIVSIELNSSSESSYQIGYTKGMQELQRHIENHNDCFEVDPLNSIYPVLDRLKIQQLLLGLEDLNVGGRCKVRAPHFLKVNSFDEPDLVQRLHDATLSLPSIVKPQVACGVADAHSMAIVFKVEDFKVLNVPLPAVIQEYVDHSSTLFKFYVLGDRVFHTVKKSMPNADVLIKSSEKNGSKPLLFDSLKSLPTATANQHSEGWDPCLDLALVNKAAERLSKRLGLTIFGFDVVIQEGSGDHVVVDVNYLPSFKEIPDDVAVPAFWDAIKKKVDLKAVK; translated from the exons atgctaATGGGTGAAGCTGTGAGGGGAGTGATCGTAGACCATGCGTTGCTTCAATATGGGACCATACAACCCGAGAATTTCAAGAGCAACGGAACTCTTTCCTTGCTCCGCAAGCTCCTATTTTCCAATATTCAAACg GCCATTTCCTATGTGTTGCCTGTTTCAGCTGAGCAA gtTAATCTCCTGCAGACAATGGCTAAGCTACACTCTTTTGAATGCCTTCCTTTGACGGCATCTTCCCCGGACATTGCATCTCGTGAGATTGCCCAAACTTGGTCTCATATCTCAGGCACCATTTTGTATCTCCTTCCTAACCATGATGCCTCTCCCAAAATAACCTGCACATACTTCTCAATTGCTCTTG ATGATGAAGTTACCAGTGCATTCCACAATTCAAACAGGATTTATATGGAGAAATTGGAAGAGCTGCCTTTGACTATTTgccacctaaataaaaag GCAATAAGCAATGATCTTGTGACGGTTGGTTACATTATGAAGCCTTCTCGCGAGGAAGATTTCGCCAAG AGGGGTGCCTTTCCAATTTGTCCAACTCCGAATGGGTTGATGTTTTTGCCCTTAACTTTTGAACTTCCTATATCAAAACAGTTAGAAGAGGTTGATGTGATTCTCCATAAAGCAACTGATGAAATTGTGTCCATTGAATTAAATAGCTCCTCAGAATCTTCCTACCAGATTGGTTACACGAAAGGAATGCAAGAACTGCAAAG GCATATTGAAAATCACAATGACTGCTTCGAAGTTGATCCACTTAATAGTATTTACCCTGTACTTGATCGGTTAAAGATCCAACAACTTTTACTTGGGCTAGAGGATCTTAATGTAGGGGGACGCTGCAAAGTCAGGGCTCCTCACTTTCTCAAG GTTAACAGTTTTGATGAACCTGATTTGGTACAAAGACTGCATGATGCAACACTGTCTCTTCCAAGTATAGTGAAACCGCAGGTTGCTTGTGGTGTAGCTGACGCTCACAGTATG GCAATTGTCTTTAAAGTTGAAGACTTCAAGGTTTTGAATGTTCCACTACCTGCTGTCATTCAG GAATATGTTGATCATTCATCCACTTTGTTCAAGTTTTATGTTCTGGGTGACAGAGTTTTCCACACAGTAAAGAAGTCTATGCCTAATGCTGACGTTTTGATAAAATCATCCGAAAAAAATGGATCAAAACCTCTTCTCTTTGATAG CTTAAAGTCTCTACCTACTGCCACCGCAAACCAGCATTCTGAAGGTTGGGATCCATGCCTTGATCTTGCACTAGTAAACAAGGCTGCTGAGAGGCTTTCGAAGAGGCTGGGTCTTACTATTTTTGGCTTTGACGTTGTT ATTCAAGAAGGTTCTGGCGATCATGTCGTTGTGGATGTAAACTACCTGCCGTCATTCAAAGAAATTCCTGACGATGTGGCTGTTCCTGCATTTTGGGATGCTATTAAAAAGAAGGTAGATTTGAAAGCAGTGAAGTAG